In Musa acuminata AAA Group cultivar baxijiao chromosome BXJ2-8, Cavendish_Baxijiao_AAA, whole genome shotgun sequence, one genomic interval encodes:
- the LOC103995397 gene encoding uncharacterized protein LOC103995397: MSKPYKRIINGFGRLYTHEFPASPAPRSPISWGQTRFLISNPFSSCRTSNLSPSSDSASPNRIFSRLFALNCNSRHRGPVTAAKLPSLGLGIKGLARINENGCGSRFFSFKSLNYGKYSSFGVGMGKSVVDKPLSAVSSAFSRYRQVVGLQMEAFWKRNHMILVWSGAVVVCIVLWRIMFGIASTFVGLSEGTAKYGFLALASAIVAFAGMCFRARFAINPDKVYRLAMSKLNASAGILEVMGAPLTGTDLRAYVTSGGQPKLKNFKLKFGDKRCFLLFPVRGSERKGLVSVEVKKKKGQYVMKLLAVDIPMASGPDQRLFVLGDEQEYRVGGGLISELRDPIVKAMSAEKEFQDLDQKEDEEDEIREREEAERRQQVEKQRALEQAEKNRHEEEKRSN; the protein is encoded by the exons ATGTCGAAACCCTACAAACGAATCATCAATGGCTTCGGCAGGCTCTACACCCACGAATTCCCGGCGAGTCCTGCGCCACGAAGCCCCATTTCTTGGGGCCAGACGCGGTTCTTGATTTCGAACCCCTTCAGCTCCTGTCGCACCTCAAATCTCTCGCCGTCTTCGGATTCCGCATCCCCGAATCGCATCTTTTCTCGTCTGTTCGCTTTGAATTGCAACTCGAGGCATCGGGGCCCCGTGACCGCCGCTAAGCTGCCATCTTTGGGTCTCGGGATCAAGGGCCTCGCTCGGATCAACGAGAACGGGTGTGGCTCCCGGTTCTTCTCCTTCAAGAGTTTGAATTATGGCAAGTACAGCAGCTTCGGTGTGGGCATGGGGAAATCGGTGGTCGATAAGCCATTGTCGGCCGTTTCATCGGCTTTCTCTCGGTACCGCCAAGTGGTTGGATTGCAAATGGAGGCGTTTTGGAAGAGGAATCATATGATACTAGTGTGGAGCGGGGCTGTGGTTGTCTGCATTGTACTCTGGAGGATCATGTTTGGGATCGCGAGCACCTTTGTTGGCCTTTCGGAAGGCACGGCGAAGTACGGGTTTCTTGCGCTCGCGTCAGCCATTGTGGCCTTTGCG GGAATGTGTTTTCGTGCACGGTTTGCTATCAACCCTGACAAGGTTTATAGATTAGCAATGAGCAAGTTGAACGCATCTGCTGGGATTCTGGAGGTAATGGGTGCCCCTTTAACTGGGACAGACTTGAGAGCATACGTAACATCAGGGGGTCAACCCAAGCTTAAAAACTTTAAGTTGAAGTTTGGTGACAAACGGTGTTTTCTACTTTTTCCTGTCCGAGGATCTGAAAGGAAGGGTCTTGTAAGCGTTGAGGTCAAGAAGAAAAAGGGTCAG TATGTCATGAAGCTACTTGCGGTTGATATACCAATGGCTTCAGGGCCCGACCAGCGACTGTTCGTCTTGGGGGATGAGCAGGAATACAGAGTGGGAGGAGGATTGATATCTGAACTAAGGGATCCCATAGTGAAAGCAATGTCTGCAGAGAAGGAATTCCAAGATCTAGACCAGAAAGAGGACGAAGAAGATGAAATCAGGGAGAGGGAGGAGGCAGAAAGAAGGCAGCAAGTGGAGAAGCAAAGAGCACTTGAGCAGGCAGAAAAGAATCGGCATGAAGAGGAAAAAAGGAGCAATTGA
- the LOC135619655 gene encoding uncharacterized protein LOC135619655: protein MAYRRKQPVARVSTYDDSRSTSAGGEDASSTSSTPGSLAARAIRASAAHRDVSSLSSAYGESAVSSPRRESHPLRSAPSPQQDSASYEYTSMKSLNESKYGFWGTLARKAKTFIDNDETSNQFQGIDKNPHQTVDRSTGGQPEIFQKTETTHKRSDAIGSSINYISGTIKNALEEGLTIVESKTADIIHETRKLNIRRKGNAANVQSQAAENLGQRYTSQIQTDYETQLKASRDVANAMAAKAKLLLRELKTVKADFAFAKERCAQLEEENKVLRESHDKGDNPEDDDLIRLQLETLLAEKARLAHENSVYARENRFLREIVEYHQLTMQDVVYVDEGIEEVTEVYMTPNAPSTPSFAASEANTVLVPTPLTPTHTTNSPTSVHPRSLSPPSIIIPEDCPIVPIPPMPTPLSDPLKSAPPPPSAAGAGY, encoded by the exons ATGGCGTACCGGAGAAAGCAGCCGGTGGCGAGGGTGTCCACCTACGATGACTCCCGATCCACCAGCGCCGGCGGCGAGGATGCCTCCTCGACCTCTTCAACTCCGGGTTCTCTCGCTGCCCGGGCGATCCGAGCCTCCGCCGCCCACCGCGAcgtctcctccctctcctctgcCTACGGCGAGTCCGCCGTATCCTCCCCTCGCCGCGAATCGCACCCGCTCAGATCGGCGCCTTCTCCCCAGCAA GATTCTGCTTCATATGAATATACATCAATGAAAAGTTTGAATGAGTCCAAATATGGATTCTGGGGAACATTGGCTAGGAAAGCGAAAACATTTATTGATAATGATGAGACATCCAATCAATTTCAAGGCATTGATAAGAATCCACATCAGACAGTTGACAGATCAACTGGTGGCCAG CCAGAGATTTTTCAGAAGACTGAGACAACTCATAAACGTTCAGATGCAATTGGTTCTTCCATTAACTATATTAGTGGCACAATAAAAAATGCTCTTGAG GAGGGTCTTACAATTGTGGAGAGTAAAACAGCTGATATTATCCATGAAACACGTAAGCTCAATATAAGGAGAAAAGGAAACGCTGCCAATGTGCAGAGTCAGGCTGCAGAAAACTTGGGTCAACGTTATACCTCTCAGATTCAAACTGATTATGAAACTCAGCTGAAGGCATCTCGCGAC GTTGCAAATGCAATGGCTGCAAAAGCCAAACTTCTTCTTAGGGAACTGAAGACTGTCAAAGCAGACTTTGCTTTTGCAAAAGAACGGTGTGCGCAGCTTGAAGAAGAGAACAAAGTGCTGAGGGAAAGTCACGATAAGGGAGATAACCCTGAAGATGACGATCTG ATTCGACTACAGCTGGAGACGTTGTTGGCTGAAAAGGCAAGATTGGCTCATGAAAATTCTGTATATGCACGGGAGAACAGATTCCTGCGAGAGATTGTGGAGTACCACCAACTCACCATGCAGGATGTTGTCTATGTGGATGAAGGCATCGAAGAGGTCACCGAGGTCTACATGACCCCTAATGCTCCCTCAACCCCATCATTTGCTGCATCCGAAGCAAACACTGTTCTCGTCCCGACGCCACTAACTCCCACTCATACGACCAATAGCCCTACCTCTGTTCATCCACGGTCACTATCACCCCCCTCAATTATCATACCAGAAGATTGTCCCATTGTCCCTATCCCCCCTATGCCCACTCCACTATCAGATCCTCTAAAATCAGCTCCACCGCCTCCGTCTGCAGCAGGTGCTGGGTACTAG
- the LOC103995400 gene encoding receptor-like protein kinase FERONIA, whose protein sequence is MKNHWIPASALVWGFVLLLAVAAVLVAAQNSTYKPRDHILLNCGASGQVTDPDGRNWTGDAGSKYAPSLNGGGPTARQDPSVPSVPYSTARVFTSPYTYTFPLGAGRIFIRLHFYPATYSNHSASDAFFSVTSGHYTFLQNFSASLTADALNFSYFNLEFSVNVSTGGLNLTFTPSTTHANSYAFINGIEIVSIPDFFSSASPMFVNGGDSFPFPIDPDQALQTVYRFNVGGQAISPVRDSGLFRSWDDDTPYIYGAAYGVSYSNDSNVSIEYTAAVPNYIAPSNVYSTARSMGPDAQVNLRYNLSWILTVDAGFYYLVRLHFCEIQYPITKINQRVFDVYLNNLTAQEEADVIGWSGGIGIPVYKDYMVILSGSGQMDLWVALHPDTRSNPEYYDAILNGLEVFKLQNSDNSLAGLNPSPRPEPDVAPSRVSKNQNGNPKSKIFAIVGGVIGGFAVLLAGFCLVTMWKRQKKKKEGKDAVSSDEPSAWMPLSVSGNAHSVTSAKTTTGTSASSLPSNLCRYFSIAEIRAATKDFDESLLLGVGGFGRVYRGEIDGGATKVAIKRGNPMSEQGVHEFQTEIEMLSKLRHRHLVSLIGYCEENCEMILVYDYMAHGTLREHLYKTQKPPLPWKQRLEICIGAARGLHYLHTGAKHTIIHRDVKTTNILLDGKWVAKVSDFGLSKTGPTVDNTHVSTVVKGSFGYLDPEYFRRQQLTEKSDVYSFGVVLFEVLCARPALNPTLPKEQVSLAEWALHCQKKGILDQLVDPFLTGKIAPQCFKKFAETAEKCVADFGIERPSMGDVLWSLEFALQLQESAEESGSIIGISDDTTPFVLVGSKDPSDPLTGTSPATTTTTTISIGGRSISSEDSVRLTPSAVFSQIMNPTGR, encoded by the coding sequence ATGAAGAACCACTGGATCCCTGCTTCTGCCCTTGTCTGGGGCTTCGTCTTGTTGTTGGCAGTAGCTGCAGTCCTGGTGGCTGCCCAGAACTCCACCTATAAGCCGCGGGATCACATCCTCCTGAACTGCGGCGCCTCAGGGCAGGTCACTGACCCCGATGGACGAAATTGGACCGGCGATGCCGGATCCAAGTACGCGCCCTCTTTGAACGGCGGTGGCCCCACAGCACGGCAAGATCCGTCGGTTCCCTCAGTGCCCTACTCGACCGCCCGGGTCTTCACTTCTCCCTACACCTACACCTTTCCTCTCGGTGCTGGCCGGATATTTATCCGCCTCCATTTCTATCCTGCCACTTACTCCAACCATTCCGCATCAGATGCCTTCTTCTCTGTCACGTCTGGCCATTACACCTTTCTACAAAACTTTAGCGCCTCTCTTACTGCCGATGCTCTAAATTTCTCTTACTTTAATCTTGAATTCTCCGTCAATGTCTCCACCGGCGGCCTCAACCTCACCTTTACCCCATCGACCACCCATGCGAACTCTTACGCCTTTATAAACGGCATCGAGATTGTATCAATCCCCGACTTCTTTAGCTCTGCAAGTCCTATGTTTGTTAATGGTGGTGACTCGTTCCCGTTCCCGATTGATCCTGACCAGGCTCTCCAGACTGTTTACCGGTTCAATGTGGGAGGGCAAGCGATTTCCCCCGTAAGAGACTCAGGCTTATTCCGCTCTTGGGATGATGACACACCGTACATCTATGGTGCTGCATATGGCGTGTCTTACTCTAACGATTCCAATGTTAGCATCGAATACACGGCGGCTGTGCCAAACTACATTGCGCCATCAAATGTCTACTCAACGGCAAGGTCAATGGGCCCAGATGCACAGGTGAACTTGCGCTACAACCTTTCGTGGATTCTCACTGTGGATGCTGGCTTCTATTACCTTGTGCGGCTACATTTCTGTGAGATCCAGTATCCAATAACCAAGATTAACCAGAGAGTCTTCGATGTCTACCTTAATAACCTGACTGCACAGGAAGAAGCTGATGTCATTGGTTGGAGTGGGGGAATAGGTATTCCCGTTTACAAAGACTACATGGTGATACTAAGTGGAAGTGGGCAGATGGATCTGTGGGTTGCGCTGCATCCAGACACCAGATCAAACCCAGAGTATTATGATGCCATCTTGAATGGGCTTGAGGTATTTAAGTTGCAGAACAGTGATAACAGTCTGGCTGGTCTTAATCCATCACCACGTCCTGAGCCAGATGTGGCTCCTAGCAGGGTTTCCAAGAACCAGAATGGGAATCCAAAGAGTAAGATTTTTGCTATTGTTGGTGGGGTGATCGGAGGGTTTGCCGTCTTGCTTGCTGGTTTTTGCCTCGTTACAATGTGGAAacgccaaaagaagaagaaggaagggaAGGATGCTGTCAGCAGTGACGAGCCTTCGGCTTGGATGCCTCTCTCCGTCAGTGGCAACGCACATTCAGTCACATCAGCCAAGACGACCACCGGGACCTCTGCATCGTCGCTTCCTTCCAACCTCTGTCGGTACTTCTCCATCGCAGAGATCAGGGCTGCCACGAAAGACTTCGATGAGTCTCTCCTGCTTGGAGTCGGTGGGTTCGGTAGGGTCTATCGCGGGGAGATAGACGGTGGGGCTACGAAGGTCGCGATCAAGCGTGGTAATCCGATGTCCGAGCAAGGTGTGCACGAGTTCCAGACCGAGATTGAGATGCTTTCCAAGCTCCGACACAGGCACCTTGTCTCTTTGATCGGTTACTGCGAGGAAAACTGTGAAATGATCCTAGTCTATGATTACATGGCTCATGGGACTCTTCGGGAGCACCTCTACAAGACGCAGAAGCCGCCTCTTCCGTGGAAACAGCGGCTTGAGATCTGCATTGGAGCCGCGCGTGGTCTGCATTACCTTCACACAGGTGCGAAGCACACCATCATACACCGAGATGTGAAGACCACAAACATACTGTTGGATGGTAAATGGGTCGCAAAAGTTTCAGATTTCGGGCTTTCAAAGACCGGCCCGACGGTCGACAACACCCATGTCAGCACGGTGGTGAAGGGCAGCTTCGGCTACCTCGATCCGGAGTACTTCAGAAGGCAGCAGCTCACCGAGAAATCTGATGTTTACTCGTTTGGGGTCGTCTTGTTCGAAGTCCTCTGTGCTCGGCCGGCGCTTAACCCCACTCTTCCGAAGGAACAAGTGAGCTTGGCCGAGTGGGCACTGCACTGCCAGAAGAAGGGCATTCTCGACCAGCTAGTTGATCCCTTTTTGACTGGTAAGATTGCTCCGCAGTGCTTCAAGAAGTTTGCAGAAACTGCGGAGAAATGCGTGGCTGATTTTGGGATCGAACGGCCTTCCATGGGCGACGTGCTCTGGAGCCTCGAGTTCGCTCTCCAGCTGCAGGAAAGCGCAGAAGAGAGTGGCAGCATCATAGGGATCTCCGACGACACAACTCCGTTTGTCCTGGTAGGAAGCAAAGACCCTAGTGATCCATTGACCGGAACTAGCCCCGCAACGACCACGACCACCACCATAAGCATCGGAGGTCGGAGTATTTCCAGCGAGGACTCCGTCAGGTTGACTCCCAGTGCTGTGTTCTCGCAGATCATGAACCCGACGGGGCGGTGA